GTTGATAGCAAATCGGGAGCCTTGAATCCGATTGGCACAGCGTCCCACAACGACTCCCAGAAAACTCTTTTGCATCAAATACTCTTCCAGAGAATCAAACCCCAAAACCACATCAACGGGTTCACCGTTACGGTCAGGAACCAGGAGACTGACAAGTGCTGCTCCGTAATTCGTAACCATTGCTTTTAACTTTCCCTTTGCTAAACTGACTAAATAAACATTCCGTTCTTTTGCCTCTCCCCATGCTTGTATATTCATATCATTTCCCCCTGTGTCGTAAATTTTCGCTTATTCCAAGGTGTGGCAAGACCCCCTCGGGTGTCTGACTTCATACTAACACACCACCTCTTTATCCGCCACAGATAATTTTGCTCCTGCTTACTTTTGTGTATGAATTTTTTGAACGAAGCTTTCAATCACGCCGCAGATCTCTGGACCTCTCTGACTGCGAAACAGCATATGACCGCCATCAGCCACGCGATACAAAGATTTTTCTCCGCACAATTTCCCGTAGATGTAATCGGCACTTCTATGATGGACGGTATCATCGTCCATGGCCTGAATAATTAGCGCCCTACTGGTTATATTCGCAAACATCGGCTTTGTAAGGAACAATAATTTCTGGAATTCCACAAGAGAAGCAATCGGACTGCAGTTTGCCGCATTCAAATATTTACCAAGATATCCACGAAAGTCAGACAGGAGATTCTTGATGATATTTTTCAGATTCCAATAATACACCGGCGTATTCACTGTTATGATCCCGGCAAAACCATAATTCCAAAGATTTGCAGTGAGCAACCCTCCCATGGAGAATCCTACCGCAATAATCCGGTTTGATTTAGCCGAAATCCTGATATAAGCCTGTTCCGCTGATGTAATCCAATCAAAATACGTCGTATCAGCAAGGTCTCTCCTTGTAGTTCCGTGCCCCGGAAGCAGCGGAGCCTCAACGGTATAGCCGCATGCGGCAAGAGACTCTGCCAGCAATCTTACATCCTCAGTTTCTCCCCCAAATCCATGAAAGATAAGAATGCCTGTATCCTTTGCCGAACGTTCCATTAATTCTTCCCCCATCATATGATCCCCCTGATTCTTCATTTATTTCATCGATCCTTCAACAAATATCTCCCCTTTGGTGTAATTTTACACCAAAGGGGAGATATTTGTCAAACTTTTTATTTCCAGTTCTATCGCTGCCTTAGCTTCTCCAATCTGCCATTGAGCATCTCGCGATCAAAGGATGCGCAGATTCTTCTATCATTTTGATCCAGAATTCTATAGTGCTGTGAGATAATATTCTGCTGAAGTTTGAAAGCATCCGATTCCTCAAGGGTCTTCCACCAGATCTTCCCTCCAAGCGTTTTGGGATAGTCCGGTTCCAAATCTTCAAATGCCAGTGCAAGGATGATATCGGTGGCTTCGCCGCCTAGGGTTCCCGCCAGAACCTCGCTTCTTCGAAAGATCGTACACAGTGCAACCGCACCGGTCCACCCTAGTGAGGACCGCCCCTTTTCGATTTGCACGAGTGTTTTCTTTGACAATCCCAGAATATCCGCCATTTTTTCCTGATTATATCCATACTCAGTTCGTACTAGCTTCAGCTTGTCATCAGCCTTTTTAATAAACTCATTTCGATTCATCGCAGCATCCCATTCTGTACAAAGAATCACCCTGCTTCTGACAGGGTGATCTTCTAACTGTTATTTTAATTCAAAATCATCTTTACCTGCGCCGCATAACGGACACTCAAAGTCGTCCGGTACATCAGTCCATTTTGTTCCGGGAGCTACGCCCTGTTCATCACAGCCAGCTTCCTCATCGTAAATGTATCCGCAGAGCTTGCATTCATATTGTGCCATGGTTAATCTCCTTTCCGTTTTTGAAAAATGGTTTTTCCTATGTTTCTGCATCGTTGTCAAGAATGTCAGCAAATTTTCGCTGGACCCGGCAACAACGCGATACAAAGATATTATACCACTTTATTCAGATCTTAAAAGGAAAATATTACAACTCTTCAGTCATTTCCGATGTCCATGGTTCCAGCATCACAACGGCTTTGAACAAATCACCGTCGATCTTGATGTCAAATCGCCCGTTTTGAAGGCGTACAAGATCCTTGGCAATGGCAAGACCCAGCCCGCTCCCCTCTGTTGCGCGGGATTCATCTCCACGTTTGAAGCGTTCCATTAATTCGTCAGCATCGATATTCAGCTCCTCCTTGGAAATATTTTTCATCTCCAGAATCGTTGCAGGGTTCTGTCCTCTTCCGCCTTCCCTCACCATAAGATCCAGATAAACCCTGGAACCTTTCTGCGCGTATTTGAGCACATTGCCAAGGAGATTTTCTAACACTCTCCAGAGAAGCTGCCCGTCTGCTCTGACGTAATACCTTTCATCGGCGGCGTTGATTCGAAATTCCAGCCCCGACGCTTCGATCCGATCTCCCATCTCACCCAGACCTTGATTGATCAGAGAAAGCAGGTCAACTTTCTCAAAACGGACCGGTATTGCGCCACTGGATGCTTTTGCTGCTTCAAAGAGATCTTCTGTCAGCTTTTTCAGCCGCATACTCTTTTGATCCAAGACATCCAGGTATTTGTCTGCATCCGGGTGGTCAAAACCCTCTTTTTTCAGAAGATCAATATAGGTGATGATTGACGTCAGCGGGGTCTTTAAGTCATGGGATACATTGGAAATCAAATCCGTTTTCAGCCTCTGATTCTTAAGCTCATTTTGGATCGCAACTTCCGATGCTCTGGAGATTTCATTGATATCTCTAGCCAGATCATCCAAAACAGTATCTCCTTGGGCAGGAATCTTATAGGAGAGATTGCCGTTTTTCACTTCACGAACGCCGTTTTTCACCGCTTCAAACTTCTTGACCCATTTGGGTGCAAAGACCAGAATCAATGCAGCCACAAGAGGTGCACCAATTACCGTTGCCGAAACCAGGCATACTGCAAGGGTAATCAAAACGACCTTTCGCATCAGACTGCTCCCCGCATAAATCGCTTTCAGCCCTTTCCACAGCGCTAAAGCCGCGATCCAAATGATCGAATTGTTTAGGAATCTGCCAGTCTTCACATTTCTCACAACGGATAGAATAAAGCACAATCCAAGGCTGGCAGAAACAAATCCTACTACGACAGCCAGAAGCGTATTCAGATATAAAGGCCCACTGTAAAAATACCTCATATCGTTGTAAGCCACACCGTAGTTGACCGTATTCATCAGCAGCCCAAAGAATATTGCCCCACCTCCAAAGAAGAGGATTCCGATTGCAATCATTTGAAGCTCTGTAAAGATCCTGTCGATCCGGCTAAGCCGCAGATTGCCCTCCTCATCCCGTTCTCCGGTGAAGATCAGCAGATAGATGAGCAGGATCAAGGAAGCGAGCATACACAAAAGGGTCATGGGAACCCACTGCAGGATTTCCGCTTTCGCTTCGGTAAACTCTGCCGACTTTGCCGCGAGAAAACTCTCGTCGTACGCAATGCAGACCTGAAGTTCGTCATTGTAATACCGATCCAGTTGCTTTTCCAATTCCTTGTCAAAATTCTTCAAGGAACCATTGAATCCTTCGGGTGCGGGCGGATTTTTCATGACGCTGCCCTCCCGATAAATCATGTATGCTGATTGATCGGTAAATTTCACCAGATCGGATTCTTTCAAGCCTTTTTGCCCGTCTTCCCCTTGATTTTGCGAGCTGTCTGTTACTCTAAGCCAATCTGCATTTTGAATGGGATTGGTTGCAGATGCTTCTCCTGCCGCCGCTTCTTGAACATCGGCTGGTTCGTTTTCAGTCTCCACTTCCCTTGTGGGTACGCTCAGTTTTTTTTCTGAAGCGACGATGCTAACCGACGGTTTTCTACCCGGTAGATTTGTAATCTCGTTCTGTCCGTCCGTTGCAAAATAAGTAAATCCCTGTATGTTGTCCAGATCCCGTCGTTCCATGTAATAGGCCTGTAGATCCTCCTGAATTAGCACCTGCTTGACTTCTCCGACTTTATCCGGATAATCCCTCTGAAATCTTTCTTTCACACCGGGAGCATAGTAGTCTCCATACCGATCCGCAAAGTTCGACCCCACAACAGAACCATCTATCGTTATTGTGGTTGTCTCTCTCGAACCGTTATAATAGGTTGATTGATGATAAGCTCCCTCATAAAAAAGTGACTGCATGGCATCATCCAGTCGCTCCTGCGTGATGGTACCGCCGCTATTAATATAATCCTCTCCTTTGTATTCACTCAGGATATAGAGGATGCGATTGGTCTTCTCATCAAAATTTCTATGAAACGC
This genomic window from Clostridiales bacterium contains:
- a CDS encoding alpha/beta fold hydrolase, which translates into the protein MKNQGDHMMGEELMERSAKDTGILIFHGFGGETEDVRLLAESLAACGYTVEAPLLPGHGTTRRDLADTTYFDWITSAEQAYIRISAKSNRIIAVGFSMGGLLTANLWNYGFAGIITVNTPVYYWNLKNIIKNLLSDFRGYLGKYLNAANCSPIASLVEFQKLLFLTKPMFANITSRALIIQAMDDDTVHHRSADYIYGKLCGEKSLYRVADGGHMLFRSQRGPEICGVIESFVQKIHTQK
- a CDS encoding rubredoxin, producing MAQYECKLCGYIYDEEAGCDEQGVAPGTKWTDVPDDFECPLCGAGKDDFELK
- a CDS encoding HAMP domain-containing histidine kinase, producing MDIKLKNFSTGKTMKRIAFFLCVLFFLGSLTGFAYIYRAVDHTDYGSGIDDVLLYSSYEKSAAFHRNFDEKTNRILYILSEYKGEDYINSGGTITQERLDDAMQSLFYEGAYHQSTYYNGSRETTTITIDGSVVGSNFADRYGDYYAPGVKERFQRDYPDKVGEVKQVLIQEDLQAYYMERRDLDNIQGFTYFATDGQNEITNLPGRKPSVSIVASEKKLSVPTREVETENEPADVQEAAAGEASATNPIQNADWLRVTDSSQNQGEDGQKGLKESDLVKFTDQSAYMIYREGSVMKNPPAPEGFNGSLKNFDKELEKQLDRYYNDELQVCIAYDESFLAAKSAEFTEAKAEILQWVPMTLLCMLASLILLIYLLIFTGERDEEGNLRLSRIDRIFTELQMIAIGILFFGGGAIFFGLLMNTVNYGVAYNDMRYFYSGPLYLNTLLAVVVGFVSASLGLCFILSVVRNVKTGRFLNNSIIWIAALALWKGLKAIYAGSSLMRKVVLITLAVCLVSATVIGAPLVAALILVFAPKWVKKFEAVKNGVREVKNGNLSYKIPAQGDTVLDDLARDINEISRASEVAIQNELKNQRLKTDLISNVSHDLKTPLTSIITYIDLLKKEGFDHPDADKYLDVLDQKSMRLKKLTEDLFEAAKASSGAIPVRFEKVDLLSLINQGLGEMGDRIEASGLEFRINAADERYYVRADGQLLWRVLENLLGNVLKYAQKGSRVYLDLMVREGGRGQNPATILEMKNISKEELNIDADELMERFKRGDESRATEGSGLGLAIAKDLVRLQNGRFDIKIDGDLFKAVVMLEPWTSEMTEEL
- a CDS encoding helix-turn-helix domain-containing protein, whose amino-acid sequence is MNRNEFIKKADDKLKLVRTEYGYNQEKMADILGLSKKTLVQIEKGRSSLGWTGAVALCTIFRRSEVLAGTLGGEATDIILALAFEDLEPDYPKTLGGKIWWKTLEESDAFKLQQNIISQHYRILDQNDRRICASFDREMLNGRLEKLRQR